From the genome of bacterium:
GATTGGTGCAGATCGCTTATCGCTTGGCTTGCAGCGCCGCCACCTGGCCCTGGCGCGCCAGGTCGATGGCCTCGCCCAGGATGCGCGCCGCCTCCTGCGGCGCATGGAAGCCCATCGAATTCTCGGCCGCGATGTAGTCCAGGCGCCACTGGGCGGCCCGTTGCAGCTCGCGGGCGGGATTGAGCGCCAGGCTGTCCACCCCGGCCGCCTTGGCGGCGACGATGGCGTCAAGCAGGTCCACAAGGGCGGCGCCACCCAGCTGGAGCAGATGGTGGTTGCGCTCCTGGATCAGGTCGACGCGCGCCAGGATCTCAGCCTCCGGGAAGTGGTGGCAGGTCTGGCAGGCGCGATTGACGTTGAGCAGCGGGCTGCGCACCCAGTGGTCGCTCACCTTGGTGGCCCCATCCCGCATGTAGGGCATGTGGCAATCGGCGCAGGAGACGCCGCTGCGGGCATGGACGCCCTGGCTCCACAGCTCGAACTCGGGGTGCTGGGCCTTGAGGATCTCGGCGCCGCTCTCCTTGTGCACATAGTCGAAGAAGCGCTTGCCGTCGGAGAAGGTCGTGCCGTTCCAGTGCGCCTCCAGATCCTCCATCTTGAGGCCCTTGCCCCACGGGAACTCCAGGGGCATCCTGCTGCTGCAGTAGTACTCCACGTGGCATTGCCCGCAGACAAAGGAGCGCATCTCCTGCCGGGTGGCGTCGGTGTTCGGATCGTAGGGCGCATGGCGCGGACCCTGCCGCCAGTGCTCGATGGAGGGCATCATGGGCAAGGGGGCGTCGGATCCGGCCAGGGCCTGGATGCCCTGGATGAAACCCGGCCGCGTGACGCGCAGGGCCATGGTGGCCGGGTCATGGCAGTCGGCGCAGGTCACCGGGTGGGCGTGGCCCATCTCGTGAAGCTGCTGGTTCATCTCCTGATAGCTGAGCTTGTAGCTTTCCTCGAAACCCTTCATGGCGTCGCCGTCGCCCAGCTTGCGGTAGAGGGGCATCACGGCGGCATGGCAATGCAGGCAGGAGCCGGATTGCGGCCTGGTGAGGCGTTGGGTGGCCTCCTGGTCCGCCAGCATGTAGGCGTGGCCGCGCCGGTCGCGGTAGTCGATGGAGAAAGCGTAACCAAGGAAGATGCGCTTCAGCCAGGGATCCCGCTCGATCTTCTCGTCGGGCAGGGCCTCGCTGCCGCCATGACCGCCGAAGCGGGTCCGCGTGGCGATGGCCGTCCGCTGGTAGGCGTCGTACTGACGCGGCCAGTTCTTGCCCCAGACGGCGGGGTCGGTGACATCGTCCCCCACCTCCACCACGCGCAGATAGGGGCTGCGAGCCTCGCCCTTGCGCTCGAAGATGCTCACCAGCAGGCCGGTGGCGCCCGCCGCCGCTCCCGCCACGACCACCAGCAGCACCCAGAAGGCCGGTCGCTTCGCCAAGGATGTCGTCATCTGCCGCTCCCTTCCACATGCCAGTTCCGCTCCGGGCCGCCCAGGCCCACCTGTTCACCGTGTCCCACCGCCGCGTGGCAATGCACGCAGGTCAAGGCGTCCGCATCCGTCGTCGCCCCCGCCAGCAGCTCGTGCACCATCTCCCCGTGGCAACGCAGGCAGTTCTCCTGCAGGATGCGCGCGTTGCCCGGCTTGATGAGGATGGGTTCGTGGAAATCCTCCAGCGTGAAGCCCTTGGAATGGTGCCATCCGTTGGAAGCCTTGGCCAGGTACTTGGGCAGGAGGGCGATGGGCAGATGGCAGTCCACGCAGACGGCCGTTCCGTGGTGGCTGGCCTTCTGCCAGCTGTCGTACAGCGACTGCATGATGTGGCAGTTGGCGCAGGCGGCCGGGTCGGTGCTGAAGTAGGAAAGGCCTTCCCCGTAATGGAAGGTGAAGGCGCCCACCCCCAGGGCCAGGCCGCCCAGCACCGCCAGGATGATCGCGCCGCCTTCCAGGCCGCCACGCGCCCGCTTGGACTCGTCCATGCCGCATCCTCCTCTGGCCGCATCACCTAATCCCATTCAAAGGTGGGCGTTTCAGGTTAAAGAATCAACAGCCGTGGCGGGGTCCTGCCCGCGACCGCTCCTTTTCGCACCTCAGGCCGAGGACCACCAGAGCCACGAGCAGGGCCGGGTAGTACACGCAACCCGCGCCCGACATGGCGCGCACGGACAGGCGCCGCGGCGTCAGCACATTCACCCGATTTCGTCCTTGCCCTCCGCCTGTCTGTTCACTATGTTATGAACAAATGGACAGCATCCACTCCTCACGTTTCCTCGCGCTGCGCTTCCCCCATCTGCTGGCCCAGGTGGAATGCCGGCTCAACCCCGCCTTGCGGGGGATGGCCTTCGTGGTCGCCACGGGGCGGGAGCCGCGCTCCCAGGTGCTGGGCCTCTCCCCCGCCCTCCCGGCGGAGGGCGGCCGCGGCGCGCCACTGGCCTCCTGGTTGCGCCGGAGGCCGGGCCTGCTGGTGGTCGAGGGGCGGCCGGAGCGGGCGGAGGCCCTTCTCACGGCGGCCCGGCAGCGCCTGGAAGCCTTGGCGCCCGGCCTGCGCGAGGAGGGGGGGCACTTCCTGCTCGACTTGCGCGGCAGTCGCCTGCTCCACCCCGAGGAGGCGGAGCTGGGGCGGCGTCTCCTGCGGGAATTGCGCGAGGGGGACCAACTGACGGCCGCCGCCGGCATCGGCTCCACGCCGCTGGCCGCCCAACTGCTGGCCCGTCGCGCCCGCCCGGGGGAAGTCCACATCGCCGCGGGGGCGCAGGAGCGCGCCCTGCTGGACGACTTCCCCCTGGCCGGGCTGCCGGGCTTGGCGCCCTCCCTCCTGGCGGCCCTGGCCGAGATCGGCGTGTGGCGCGTCGGGGAGGCCCGCGGCCTTCCCGCCGGGCGATTGCGCTGCTTTCAGGGGGAGGCCGGGCTGCGCCTGGCCGCCCTGCTCCAGGATCTCGCGGACACGCCCCCGCCCGCCGCCGCCCCCGCCGGGCTTCGCCGCCGCTTGCCCGAGGACAGCGCCGATCCGCTCCTGCTCGAATCCTGCCTGCTGGACCTGCTGGAGATCCTCCGCCTCCGCCTGCGGGAGGAGGAGCGGCGTCCCCGCCGGCTCGAACTCGCTCTCTTCTGGAACGATGGCCGCGTCCAGCGGCGGGGCGTCGGCGTCAGGGCCGCCGCGGGGGAAAGCGGTCGCCAGGCCCTGCGCCGCTGCGGCCTGGCGCTGCTGCACCGGTCCCTGGCCGAGCGACGCCTGCGGGTCCGCGAGGTGGCGGCGGAGCTGCTCAGCGACCGGGAGGACGGCCAGCTGGCGCTCTTCGGCGGCGGGGGCCGGGCCGTGGCGGCGGAGGGCGGTACGCGCGAGCGGTGCCTGGACGCGGCCTTGCTCCAGCTTCGCCGTCGCTGGGGACCGCAGACCGTCCGCCTGGGCTTGCACGGCTTGAACCAAGACCTGAGAGAAAGGAATCGACCATGACCAGCCTGACCCTGACTCACGCCCGGCGGCCGGGCGGCATCCGCCAGTTGGCCCGCGGCGCCGCGGGACTGCTGGCCACCGGCCTGCGCGCCGCCGGCGAGGGCGTCTACCGCCTCTTCGTGCCGGCCTGGTAGGCCCCTGTCCCGCGCGGCTCGGGAGATCCATGCTCGAGGTCCACAGCCACTTCAGTTTTGGGCGCGGCTGCCATGGCGTGGAGGAGCTGCTCCGGGCCGCCGTCGGGCGCGGCTGGCCGGCCCTCTCCCTCTGCGACGACCGGGGCCTCTACGGCATGGTCGAGCTGGAGCGGGCCGCCCGGCGGCTGCGGGAGGAGGAGCGGCCGATCCGGCCGGTGCTGGGCCTGCGTCTTCCCCGTCTGGGCGGTGCGCTGGTGCTGGCCGAAGGACGCGACGGCCTGGCCGAGCTCTGCCGACTCGCCACGCTGGACCATCTGGGCGCGGGCTGGGAGTCGGGTCCGCCCAGCGGCTGGGCGGCGCGGGACATCCCCCTGATGGAACCGCCCGACCCGGAGAGCGGGGAAGAGGGGGCGGCGGAGCCGCCGGCGGGGCTCGATCCGGCGACGGAAACGCCGCTCGCCGTCCTGCTCGAGGCCTGCCGGGAGCTGCGATCCTGCCACCTGGTGTTGCCGGGGGCGGCCCTGCCGCACGTCTGTCCCGCCGGGCGGCCCCTCTTCCTTCCGGCCGGGGATCGCGCCAGCGTCGGCCTGGATCCGGGCCGCGGGCGCGTCGCCGCCAACCGCCTGTGGGCGGAAGCCCGCCGTCTGGGTCTGCCCGTGGTGCCCCACGGCGTCACCGACTACCTCGACGCCGCCGATGCGCCGCTCCATCAGCGCATCCGCGCCCTGCACGAGAACACCAGCCGCCAGCGCATCCTCCTCTCCGGGCGCTGGAATCTGCGGGGCGGCCTGCCATCCTACCAGGAGTTCATCCAGCCCTTCGCCGCCCTGCCCGCCGCCCGGCGCCGGCTGGAGGACCTGTGGGAGCGCTGTCCGCTGGGCGTGGAGACGGGGAAGCTGCATCTGCCGCGGCCGGACGGCGACGGCGACCATCTGGCGCGCCTGGCGGCGCTCTGCCGGGCCGCCCTGCCCCGCCTCTATCCGGCCCCCGGACCCTGGCGGCGACGCGGGCCGGGAGGGCGTCCGGGCAGCGTGGGCCTCAGCACGCCGGCCGACGCCGAGGCGCGGCTGGGGCGGGAGCTGGCCGTGATCGGGCGGCTGGGCTTTGCCGGCTACTTCCTCGTCGTGCGCGAGATCACCGAGTTCGTGCGCCGGGAGGGCCTCCCCATGATCGGCCGCGGCAGCGCCGCCAATTCCCTCGTCGCCTACTGCCTGGGCTTCACCGAGGTGGATCCGCTGCGCCATCGCCTGTCCTTCGAGCGCTTCCTCAATCCCTGGCGCTCGACCCCGCCCGACATCGACCTCGACTTCAGCTGGGCGGACCGCGACCGCGTGTTGCGCTTCGTGCTGGAGCGCTTCGGCGCCGACCGGGCGGCCCTCCTCTGCACCACCGTGACCCTCGGGCCGCGGGGCGCCCTGCGGGAGTTGGCCAAGGTGGAGGGGCTGGGCGGCCGCGAGCTGGAGGAGCTGACCCGCCACTTCCCCCGCGGCGTCCACGACTGGGAGAGCGAACTGCGCGACCACCCGGCGCGCTACGGCCTGCGCCCGGAACTCGAGCCGCTGCGCGGCCTGCTGCCCTGGGTGCGACGCCTTGTCGGGCT
Proteins encoded in this window:
- a CDS encoding ammonia-forming cytochrome c nitrite reductase subunit c552 gives rise to the protein MTTSLAKRPAFWVLLVVVAGAAAGATGLLVSIFERKGEARSPYLRVVEVGDDVTDPAVWGKNWPRQYDAYQRTAIATRTRFGGHGGSEALPDEKIERDPWLKRIFLGYAFSIDYRDRRGHAYMLADQEATQRLTRPQSGSCLHCHAAVMPLYRKLGDGDAMKGFEESYKLSYQEMNQQLHEMGHAHPVTCADCHDPATMALRVTRPGFIQGIQALAGSDAPLPMMPSIEHWRQGPRHAPYDPNTDATRQEMRSFVCGQCHVEYYCSSRMPLEFPWGKGLKMEDLEAHWNGTTFSDGKRFFDYVHKESGAEILKAQHPEFELWSQGVHARSGVSCADCHMPYMRDGATKVSDHWVRSPLLNVNRACQTCHHFPEAEILARVDLIQERNHHLLQLGGAALVDLLDAIVAAKAAGVDSLALNPARELQRAAQWRLDYIAAENSMGFHAPQEAARILGEAIDLARQGQVAALQAKR
- the nrfH gene encoding cytochrome c nitrite reductase small subunit, translating into MDESKRARGGLEGGAIILAVLGGLALGVGAFTFHYGEGLSYFSTDPAACANCHIMQSLYDSWQKASHHGTAVCVDCHLPIALLPKYLAKASNGWHHSKGFTLEDFHEPILIKPGNARILQENCLRCHGEMVHELLAGATTDADALTCVHCHAAVGHGEQVGLGGPERNWHVEGSGR